The sequence GATTATCGAGGAGCCCGGCTTCAGCTTCCCAAGCGGCCATTCGATGGCCGCCTTCTCGGTGTATGGCGCGCTGACCTTTCTGCTATGGCGCCATTTGCATTCTTCTGCCGCCAGGGTTCTGCTGGTCGCCGCCTGCTTCCTCATGACGGCTGCAATCGGCTGGAGCCGGATTTACCTCGGCGTGCATTTTCCGAGCGATGTAATCGGCGGATACGCCGCAAGCTGCGCCTGGCTGATGCTGTCCATCGCTTGGTTCGAGTCTTTGCGCGCTTTCCTGAAGAAGCACAAGAAATAAGACGCGAAAAAGCCGGATACCCCGGGAAGGATATCCGGCTTACATTTTCAGTATTTCCCAAATTGATATAAGAAACAATAGGAGGGATAGGCCGTGAATTTTGGCGCCCGCGTACTAAAAACGGGGCTTGCGGTAACACTTGCCCTATATCTCGCCACGCTGCTGAAGTTCCCCTCGCCGACAGGCGCGGGTATAGCGGCCATATTCGCATTGCAGCCGTCGATCTACAGATCCTGGCGGCATTTTCTCGACCAGATTCAGACCAGTACAATCGGTGCGGTTATGGCGCTGCTTGGCGGCATGCTGCTGTCCAATCAGCCCATTGCGGTGGGGATTGTCTCCATTCTGGTTATTATGCTCAGCATGAAGATGAACCGGGCGGACACCATCGGGCTGACCCTGGTCACAGTCATATCCGTGATGGATGCATCCGGGCAGTGGCAGTTTGCGCTTAACCGGTTTTTGATGATCATGACGGGGGTTGTGTCCGCTTTCTTCATTAACATCCTGGTAATTCCTCCGAAGCCGCGGAAGCAGTACATCAATCAGATTGAGAATGTCTTTTCCAGCCTGTCCCTGCTGCTGCGGACCGCCGTCTCCCATGAAATGAAAGAGAGCGTGTTCCGGGACGAGAAGAACTCCCTTGAAGGCTCAATCCGCTCACTGGCTGACAAATACGCCCTCTTTGAAGAAGAACAAAAAAAGCTGCGAAAGCCTAAGTACAGCGAGACCAGGCAAATGGTAGTTTACAAAAATTTGCTTTCATCCTTGCAAAAAGGCTACGAAGTACTGGATGCGATAGACCGGCATTACTTTCAAGCGGAGCGCAGCCAAGAGACCAACGCAGTGTTCGACCGGCATCTGGAGCTGCTGATCAAATACCATGAGCATATTCTGCTGAAGTTCCAGGATAAGATCAAACCGGGCATTTCGGAGACGGGGCCGCTGGAAGATGATAATGACAGCTTTCTGGAGTCGGTGGTTCAGGGCTATGAGCTCGGTAATCCAAGCCGGCTTCGGCTGGCGGTTGTCGCAGGCGCGGTCTATGATTACGGCTATCAGCTGGAACGCCTCGACAGGGTTGCGGATCAAATTAACCGAGGCTCTGAGGAAAA is a genomic window of Paenibacillus durus ATCC 35681 containing:
- a CDS encoding FUSC family protein, which gives rise to MNFGARVLKTGLAVTLALYLATLLKFPSPTGAGIAAIFALQPSIYRSWRHFLDQIQTSTIGAVMALLGGMLLSNQPIAVGIVSILVIMLSMKMNRADTIGLTLVTVISVMDASGQWQFALNRFLMIMTGVVSAFFINILVIPPKPRKQYINQIENVFSSLSLLLRTAVSHEMKESVFRDEKNSLEGSIRSLADKYALFEEEQKKLRKPKYSETRQMVVYKNLLSSLQKGYEVLDAIDRHYFQAERSQETNAVFDRHLELLIKYHEHILLKFQDKIKPGISETGPLEDDNDSFLESVVQGYELGNPSRLRLAVVAGAVYDYGYQLERLDRVADQINRGSEEKDKL